In Rhineura floridana isolate rRhiFlo1 chromosome 1, rRhiFlo1.hap2, whole genome shotgun sequence, the following proteins share a genomic window:
- the GPR20 gene encoding G-protein coupled receptor 20: protein MKPSNDSTGSPNYTSLFNKFVHLDGELSDTFYTLWIVLVVINAIIFLVGVVLNSLALYVFCFRTKTKTTSVIYTINLIITDLLVGFSLPIRIIMHYSARNCQSCALIHIFTYFVNMYCSILFLTCICIDRYLAIVQIEASRKWRNPNYAKGISAFIWIFATAVTFSILTMAMKFSDCCIAQILPLMVCEYFFPLIIITFFTTRIMCALSKPTLMHQSRERRMRAVQLLITVLIIFMICFTPFHVRQLAISINPGMPNNISLIVYHVTVTLSSLNSCMDPIVYCFVTNNFQSTMKNIFRKSEPEQTSGDIISVNKGSGSNAIIAFSNAIGNPLGLPSPNSTASS, encoded by the coding sequence ATGAAGCCCTCCAATGACTCCACAGGGTCACCCAATTACACCAGCCTGTTTAACAAATTTGTCCACCTAGATGGAGAACTGTCAGATACATTTTATACTCTGTGGATCGTGCTGGTGGTGATCAATGCCATCATTTTCCTGGTGGGTGTGGTGCTGAACTCTTTGGCTCTCTACGTCTTCTGCTTCCGCACTAAGACGAAAACCACCTcggtgatctacacaatcaaccTGATCATCACTGATTTGTTGGTGGGCTTCTCTTTACCCATCCGGATCATCATGCACTATAGCGCCAGGAACTGTCAGAGCTGTGCCCTCATCCACATCTTCACCTACTTCGTCAACATGTATTGCAGCATCCTCTTCCTTACATGCATCTGCATTGACCGGTACCTGGCCATTGTCCAGATAGAAGCCTCCCGCAAGTGGAGGAACCCCAACTATGCCAAAGGCATCTCCGCTTTCATCTGGATCTTTGCTACAGCAGTCACCTTCTCCATTCTCACCATGGCCATGAAGTTCTCAGACTGCTGCATTGCTCAGATCTTGCCCCTTATGGTCTGCGAGTACTTCTTCCCCCTTATCATCATCACGTTCTTCACCACCAGGATCATGTGTGCCCTCTCCAAGCCAACTCTCATGCACCAGAGCCGCGAGAGGCGGATGAGGGCCGTGCAGCTTCTCATCACTGTCCTCATCATCTTCATGATTTGTTTTACGCCCTTCCACGTCCGCCAGCTGGCCATTTCAATCAACCCAGGTATGCCCAACAACATCAGCTTGATTGTTTACCACGTGACTGTTACCTTAAGCAGCCTCAACAGTTGCATGGACCCGATCGTCTACTGTTTTGTTACCAACAACTTCCAGTCAACCATGAAAAACATCTTCAGGAAGTCTGAACCTGAGCAGACCAGTGGAGACATCATCAGCGTAAACAAGGGCTCAGGTTCGAATGCCATTATAGCCTTCTCAAATGCTATAGGGAACCCATTGGGCCTGCCTTCCCCTAACAGTACAGCAAGCTCTTAA